In a single window of the Nicotiana tomentosiformis chromosome 10, ASM39032v3, whole genome shotgun sequence genome:
- the LOC104106775 gene encoding rust resistance kinase Lr10-like isoform X1 gives MELVSWFFISIFFHFWCFDSAQGQNTSSSSCTKKFQCGNLGNLSFPFYKSTQLDCGLCKVDCEAPPNPIIELDGVKYQALEKQEFFIKIKDIILGNLLQNKSCQSFDRNLSLPISPSITYRVNPFLTLFKCNNSQKIHEDVFNSTSYQSYNSCESFILYYSQTINYFQGFPLPTGCSFVQLPKSSSSEAESNDLFDLLTDEVTLGWTVSDECNQCYYRGGKCQTDNTTDKFLCYNTKVAGNIKMKVIVAVTVFLISCSGILFLLFCFRKKIFWHKYIRFWVSKAEDHRNIEAFLKNYGSYVPKRYNYSEVKRITSRFKTKLGQGGFGSVYKGTLPNGSHVAVKVLNELKGSGEEFINEVSSISRTSHVNVVSLVGFCFEGRKRALIYEFMPNGSLEKFIYDERSDNVCKLGWPILYKIALGIARGLEYLHRGCNTRILHFDIKPHNILLDDDFCPKISDFGLAKLCVKKESVVSMLGARGTIGYIAPEIVCRNLGGVSHKSDVYSYGMMVLEMVGGRKNVDVGVDRTSEIYFPHWLYRRIELDEELQLIGITNEEEKECAKKMVIMSLWCIQTDPSNRPSMSKVVEMLEGNQDYSLQIPPKPYLYFSSRSEVESSSVAELR, from the exons ATGGAATTAGTTTCTTGGTTTTTTAtttccattttctttcatttttggtGCTTTGATTCAGCTCAAGGACAGAACACATCCTCCTCAAGTTGCACTaaaaaattccaatgtggaaactTAGGAAATTTGAGCTTTCCTTTCTACAAATCCACACAACTTGATTGTGGTTTGTGTAAAGTGGATTGTGAAGCTCCTCCAAATCCCATAATTGAATTGGATGGAGTGAAATATCAAGCTCTTGAGAAACAggaatttttcatcaaaattaagGACATTATTCTTGGAAATCTTTTGCAAAACAAGAGTTGTCAATCTTTTGATAGAAATCTGTCTTTACCAATTTCTCCTTCAATAACATATAGAGTCAACCCCTTTCTCACTTTGTTCAAATGCAATAATAGCCAGAAGATACATGAAGATGTTTTCAATTCCACAAGTTATCAAAGTTACAATAGCTGTGAAAGTTTCATATTATACTATAGCCAAACAATCAATTATTTTCAAGGTTTTCCTCTTCCTACTGGCTGTTCATTCGTTCAGTTGCCCAAGTCGTCGAGTTCAGAAGCTGAATCAAATGACTTATTTGATCTGTTAACTGATGAAGTTACACTAGGATGGACTGTGTCTGATGAATGTAATCAGTGTTATTATAGAGGAGGGAAGTGTCAAACTGATAATACTACTGACAAATTTCTTTGTTATAATACCAAAG TTGCAGGAAATATAAAAATGAAAGTGATTGTTGCAG TTACAGTTTTCTTGATTTCTTGTAGTGGAATCTTGTTTTTGCTCTTCTGCTTCAGAAAAAAGATTTTCTGGCACAAATACATCAGGTTTTGGGTATCCAAAGCTGAGGATCACCGAAATATTGAAGCATTTCTGAAGAACTATGGGTCATACGTTCCAAAGAGATACAACTATTCAGAGGTCAAAAGAATCACCAGCCGCTTCAAAACGAAACTAGGTCAAGGAGGATTTGGTTCTGTATACAAAGGAACTCTTCCCAATGGAAGTCATGTGGCAGTGAAGGTCCTGAATGAACTAAAAGGAAGTGGTGAAGAATTCATTAACGAGGTGTCAAGTATTAGCAGGACATCACATGTTAACGTCGTGAGCCTTGTGGGATTTTGTTTTGAGGGTCGCAAAAGAGCTCTCATTTATGAATTCATGCCAAATGGATCTCTTGAAAAGTTTATCTATGATGAAAGATCTGACAATGTTTGCAAATTGGGTTGGCCAATACTGTACAAAATTGCACTAGGCATTGCTCGAGGATTGGAGTACTTGCATCGTGGTTGTAACACTCGGattttacattttgatataaAGCCTCATAATATCCTACTTGATGACGATTTTTGTCCTAAGATCTCTGACTTTGGACTTGCCAAACTCTGTGTGAAAAAGGAGAGTGTTGTGTCAATGCTAGGTGCACGAGGGACTATCGGTTATATAGCTCCAGAAATAGTTTGCAGAAACTTGGGAGGTGTCTCTCACAAGTCTGATGTCTATAGCTACGGAATGATGGTCCTAGAGATGGTTGGAGGAAGAAAAAATGTTGATGTTGGAGTTGATCGCACAAGTGAAATCTACTTTCCACACTGGCTCTATCGACGAATTGAACTAGACGAAGAGCTTCAACTAATCGGGATAACAAACGAAGAGGAGAAAGAATGTGCAAAAAAGATGGTGATAATGAGTTTATGGTGCATACAAACTGATCCCTCGAATCGACCATCGATGAGCAAAGTTGTGGAAATGTTAGAAGGGAACCAAGACTACTCTTTGCAAATACCTCCCAAGCCTTACCTATACTTTTCCTCAAGATCAGAGGTAGAATCATCATCAGTAGCAGAACTGAGATAA
- the LOC104106775 gene encoding rust resistance kinase Lr10-like isoform X2, which yields MELVSWFFISIFFHFWCFDSAQGQNTSSSSCTKKFQCGNLGNLSFPFYKSTQLDCGLCKVDCEAPPNPIIELDGVKYQALEKQEFFIKIKDIILGNLLQNKSCQSFDRNLSLPISPSITYRVNPFLTLFKCNNSQKIHEDVFNSTSYQSYNSCESFILYYSQTINYFQGFPLPTGCSFVQLPKSSSSEAESNDLFDLLTDEVTLGWTVSDECNQCYYRGGKCQTDNTTDKFLCYNTKGNIKMKVIVAVTVFLISCSGILFLLFCFRKKIFWHKYIRFWVSKAEDHRNIEAFLKNYGSYVPKRYNYSEVKRITSRFKTKLGQGGFGSVYKGTLPNGSHVAVKVLNELKGSGEEFINEVSSISRTSHVNVVSLVGFCFEGRKRALIYEFMPNGSLEKFIYDERSDNVCKLGWPILYKIALGIARGLEYLHRGCNTRILHFDIKPHNILLDDDFCPKISDFGLAKLCVKKESVVSMLGARGTIGYIAPEIVCRNLGGVSHKSDVYSYGMMVLEMVGGRKNVDVGVDRTSEIYFPHWLYRRIELDEELQLIGITNEEEKECAKKMVIMSLWCIQTDPSNRPSMSKVVEMLEGNQDYSLQIPPKPYLYFSSRSEVESSSVAELR from the exons ATGGAATTAGTTTCTTGGTTTTTTAtttccattttctttcatttttggtGCTTTGATTCAGCTCAAGGACAGAACACATCCTCCTCAAGTTGCACTaaaaaattccaatgtggaaactTAGGAAATTTGAGCTTTCCTTTCTACAAATCCACACAACTTGATTGTGGTTTGTGTAAAGTGGATTGTGAAGCTCCTCCAAATCCCATAATTGAATTGGATGGAGTGAAATATCAAGCTCTTGAGAAACAggaatttttcatcaaaattaagGACATTATTCTTGGAAATCTTTTGCAAAACAAGAGTTGTCAATCTTTTGATAGAAATCTGTCTTTACCAATTTCTCCTTCAATAACATATAGAGTCAACCCCTTTCTCACTTTGTTCAAATGCAATAATAGCCAGAAGATACATGAAGATGTTTTCAATTCCACAAGTTATCAAAGTTACAATAGCTGTGAAAGTTTCATATTATACTATAGCCAAACAATCAATTATTTTCAAGGTTTTCCTCTTCCTACTGGCTGTTCATTCGTTCAGTTGCCCAAGTCGTCGAGTTCAGAAGCTGAATCAAATGACTTATTTGATCTGTTAACTGATGAAGTTACACTAGGATGGACTGTGTCTGATGAATGTAATCAGTGTTATTATAGAGGAGGGAAGTGTCAAACTGATAATACTACTGACAAATTTCTTTGTTATAATACCAAAG GAAATATAAAAATGAAAGTGATTGTTGCAG TTACAGTTTTCTTGATTTCTTGTAGTGGAATCTTGTTTTTGCTCTTCTGCTTCAGAAAAAAGATTTTCTGGCACAAATACATCAGGTTTTGGGTATCCAAAGCTGAGGATCACCGAAATATTGAAGCATTTCTGAAGAACTATGGGTCATACGTTCCAAAGAGATACAACTATTCAGAGGTCAAAAGAATCACCAGCCGCTTCAAAACGAAACTAGGTCAAGGAGGATTTGGTTCTGTATACAAAGGAACTCTTCCCAATGGAAGTCATGTGGCAGTGAAGGTCCTGAATGAACTAAAAGGAAGTGGTGAAGAATTCATTAACGAGGTGTCAAGTATTAGCAGGACATCACATGTTAACGTCGTGAGCCTTGTGGGATTTTGTTTTGAGGGTCGCAAAAGAGCTCTCATTTATGAATTCATGCCAAATGGATCTCTTGAAAAGTTTATCTATGATGAAAGATCTGACAATGTTTGCAAATTGGGTTGGCCAATACTGTACAAAATTGCACTAGGCATTGCTCGAGGATTGGAGTACTTGCATCGTGGTTGTAACACTCGGattttacattttgatataaAGCCTCATAATATCCTACTTGATGACGATTTTTGTCCTAAGATCTCTGACTTTGGACTTGCCAAACTCTGTGTGAAAAAGGAGAGTGTTGTGTCAATGCTAGGTGCACGAGGGACTATCGGTTATATAGCTCCAGAAATAGTTTGCAGAAACTTGGGAGGTGTCTCTCACAAGTCTGATGTCTATAGCTACGGAATGATGGTCCTAGAGATGGTTGGAGGAAGAAAAAATGTTGATGTTGGAGTTGATCGCACAAGTGAAATCTACTTTCCACACTGGCTCTATCGACGAATTGAACTAGACGAAGAGCTTCAACTAATCGGGATAACAAACGAAGAGGAGAAAGAATGTGCAAAAAAGATGGTGATAATGAGTTTATGGTGCATACAAACTGATCCCTCGAATCGACCATCGATGAGCAAAGTTGTGGAAATGTTAGAAGGGAACCAAGACTACTCTTTGCAAATACCTCCCAAGCCTTACCTATACTTTTCCTCAAGATCAGAGGTAGAATCATCATCAGTAGCAGAACTGAGATAA